A single window of Leptolyngbya ohadii IS1 DNA harbors:
- a CDS encoding YcjF family protein, with the protein MSRARLVAVLVGIILVLGLLVWLVGSVSQLYYSIALTSPMLANLLLFLLVGLFAVLAIVLFYYALQFTKPTQKKPLPTVPVEKVDAARENLRAVQQQIDQIEDEVTRQALASRSREIGESLSRREICVVVFGTGSAGKTSLINAIYEQITGQPGAGQVGAPMGTTIAESVVRLQLRGLGREILLTDTPGILEAGIAGTEREQAARRLATEADLLLFVVDNDLRQSEYTVLRSLLNIGKRSIVVFNKTDLYPQEDLDALLTQLQQRLQDVISAQDIVPIAANPQPVQLDNGEWLTPDPDIFPLLQRVAAVLRSEGENLVADNILLQSQQLSEAARQQIDDQRRQQAEKIVDRYQWIVAGAVTVTPLPGVDLLATAAINAQMVLELGRVYGCDINLERGKDLAISLAKTLVSLGVVRGAIELLSITLQTNVGTFLVGRAIQGVTGAYLTRIAGKSFIEYFRRNQDWGDGGMTEVVQEQFRLNQRDEFMREFMQEAIDRVVKPLVRE; encoded by the coding sequence ATGTCCCGAGCGCGTCTTGTAGCAGTCCTGGTTGGCATCATTCTGGTGTTGGGGCTGCTAGTTTGGCTCGTGGGTTCGGTGTCGCAGCTCTACTACAGCATTGCGCTCACTTCGCCGATGCTGGCAAATTTGTTGCTCTTTCTGCTAGTTGGGCTGTTCGCTGTCCTAGCGATCGTCCTGTTCTACTACGCGCTTCAGTTCACCAAACCTACCCAGAAGAAACCCCTGCCAACCGTTCCCGTCGAAAAGGTGGATGCTGCCAGGGAAAATCTGCGGGCAGTGCAGCAGCAAATTGATCAGATTGAGGATGAAGTCACCCGTCAGGCACTCGCCAGCCGCAGCCGCGAAATTGGGGAAAGCCTGTCTCGGCGAGAAATTTGCGTGGTGGTCTTTGGCACAGGCTCCGCTGGCAAAACTTCCCTGATTAATGCCATCTATGAGCAGATTACGGGACAACCGGGCGCGGGACAGGTGGGCGCACCGATGGGCACAACGATCGCCGAATCCGTGGTGCGGCTCCAGCTACGCGGCTTAGGGCGAGAGATTTTGTTAACGGATACGCCGGGAATTCTCGAAGCAGGCATCGCGGGAACGGAACGAGAGCAAGCCGCAAGAAGACTGGCAACCGAAGCAGATTTGCTGCTGTTTGTAGTCGATAACGATCTGCGTCAGTCGGAATACACCGTCCTGCGATCGCTCCTCAATATTGGTAAACGATCGATTGTTGTCTTCAACAAAACCGATTTATACCCTCAAGAAGACCTGGACGCATTGCTAACTCAGCTTCAGCAGCGGCTTCAGGACGTAATTTCAGCGCAGGATATTGTGCCGATCGCCGCCAATCCCCAGCCTGTCCAGTTAGACAACGGCGAATGGCTGACCCCCGACCCGGATATTTTCCCATTGCTTCAGCGCGTAGCAGCCGTTTTGCGATCGGAGGGCGAAAATCTCGTGGCGGATAACATTCTGCTTCAGTCCCAGCAGTTGAGCGAGGCAGCACGACAGCAAATTGACGACCAGCGCAGACAGCAGGCAGAAAAAATTGTCGATCGCTATCAGTGGATTGTGGCAGGCGCAGTCACAGTAACACCCTTGCCCGGAGTCGATTTACTGGCAACGGCTGCGATCAATGCACAGATGGTCTTAGAGCTTGGCAGAGTTTACGGCTGCGACATCAATCTAGAGCGAGGCAAAGATCTGGCAATTTCCCTGGCAAAAACCCTCGTCAGTCTGGGGGTTGTGCGAGGGGCGATCGAACTGCTGTCCATCACCCTGCAAACCAACGTGGGCACATTCCTCGTCGGTCGCGCCATCCAGGGAGTCACAGGTGCTTACTTAACGCGCATTGCGGGTAAGAGCTTCATTGAATATTTCCGTCGCAACCAGGACTGGGGGGATGGCGGCATGACAGAAGTGGTGCAGGAGCAGTTTCGCCTGAATCAACGCGACGAATTTATGCGGGAATTTATGCAGGAAGCGATCGATCGGGTGGTGAAGCCTTTAGTGAGGGAGTAG
- a CDS encoding SWIM zinc finger family protein — translation MTYDTQASREWWAQRWIDVLESFGWVRRLARARNYAREGNVLKIEYQGAKVSALVQGTAPEPYKVSLSLDPFDDEQWQYVIESMAERAIFSAKLLAGEMPQNIEEVFTANGLSLFPLTKFDIHSRCSCPDPANPCKHIGAVYYVLGDRFSEDPFVLFQLRGRTKEQIITALREMRSIKTEGEADLPTVESSTSNQISIDRFWHYDQQLEPSLVVIAPPPSSETVLDILGTVPLKSDTPGNQAIVSAQHVQEYLKSIYAQASQQAVLTAMSTGSREG, via the coding sequence ATGACGTATGACACGCAGGCAAGCCGGGAATGGTGGGCACAACGCTGGATCGATGTGCTGGAGTCGTTCGGCTGGGTACGACGATTAGCCCGTGCTCGTAACTATGCGCGGGAAGGCAATGTTCTCAAAATTGAGTATCAGGGGGCAAAGGTGTCTGCCCTGGTTCAGGGAACTGCGCCAGAACCCTATAAAGTTAGCCTTTCCCTCGATCCGTTTGATGATGAGCAGTGGCAGTACGTGATCGAGTCGATGGCAGAACGCGCCATTTTTTCTGCAAAGCTGCTGGCAGGCGAGATGCCGCAGAATATTGAAGAAGTCTTTACTGCCAACGGTTTAAGTCTGTTTCCGCTCACTAAGTTTGACATCCATAGCCGCTGTTCCTGCCCCGATCCGGCAAATCCCTGCAAGCATATCGGTGCAGTGTATTACGTTCTGGGCGATCGCTTCAGCGAAGATCCATTTGTGCTGTTTCAGCTTCGGGGACGCACGAAGGAGCAAATTATTACCGCTCTGCGGGAAATGCGAAGTATCAAAACCGAAGGCGAAGCGGACTTACCGACGGTCGAATCTTCGACCTCCAACCAAATTTCAATCGATCGATTCTGGCACTACGATCAGCAGCTTGAACCCTCCCTGGTGGTGATTGCGCCGCCGCCCAGCAGCGAAACCGTCCTGGACATTTTGGGAACCGTGCCCCTCAAGTCAGACACGCCGGGAAATCAGGCGATCGTCTCTGCCCAGCATGTTCAGGAATATCTCAAATCCATCTATGCCCAGGCAAGCCAGCAGGCGGTTCTCACTGCCATGTCTACGGGCAGTCGGGAAGGCTAA
- the sigC gene encoding RNA polymerase sigma factor SigC gives MTARPFRADLDYAESASVVNFEMNGEHDASDFSLEQAETELISLDFDDADPNQLLRHANRRTTDLVRLYLQEIGRVRLLGRDEEVSEAQSVQRYMKLVELRNEVAEKGDTEIQPYVRLLDIHDRLASNLGHRPSWERWALEAEMTVADLKAALSTGKRRWAELASLAPAELDQVKNEGTRAKDHMIKANLRLVVSVAKKYQNRGLDLLDLIQEGTLGLERAVEKFDPTKGYRFSTYAYWWIRQGITRAIATQSRTIRLPVHITEKLNKIKKAQRKISQEKGRTASMEDIAAELEMSPSQVREVLLRVPRAVSLETKVGKERDTELGELLDDRDGMTPEEMLMREALHRDLQQLLTDLTTRERDVIQMRFGLGNGQPYSLAEIGRALDLSRERVRQIEAKALQKLRQPKRRNRVRDYLESLG, from the coding sequence ATGACAGCAAGACCTTTTCGCGCTGATCTTGATTACGCTGAATCAGCCAGTGTCGTCAACTTTGAAATGAATGGTGAACACGATGCCTCTGACTTTTCTCTGGAGCAGGCAGAGACTGAACTGATCAGCCTGGACTTTGATGACGCAGACCCCAATCAGCTCCTGCGCCACGCGAATCGACGCACCACCGATCTGGTACGGCTCTATCTTCAAGAGATCGGGCGAGTGCGCCTGCTGGGACGCGATGAGGAAGTGTCGGAGGCACAAAGTGTCCAGCGCTATATGAAGCTAGTCGAGCTTCGCAACGAGGTAGCTGAAAAAGGCGACACAGAAATTCAGCCCTATGTACGGCTGCTTGATATTCACGATCGCCTGGCGTCTAACCTTGGACACCGCCCCTCCTGGGAACGTTGGGCATTGGAAGCGGAAATGACGGTTGCCGACCTGAAAGCTGCCCTGTCTACCGGGAAGCGCCGTTGGGCAGAACTGGCAAGCCTGGCTCCGGCAGAGCTGGATCAGGTAAAGAATGAAGGCACTCGCGCTAAAGATCACATGATCAAGGCGAACCTGCGTCTGGTGGTCTCGGTTGCCAAAAAGTATCAAAATCGCGGGCTGGACTTGCTCGATCTGATCCAGGAAGGGACGCTGGGACTGGAACGTGCCGTTGAGAAGTTCGACCCCACAAAGGGCTACCGCTTCAGCACCTACGCGTACTGGTGGATTCGGCAGGGCATTACCCGCGCCATTGCGACCCAGAGCCGCACGATTCGCCTTCCGGTTCACATTACCGAGAAGCTGAACAAAATTAAGAAGGCGCAGCGCAAGATTTCCCAGGAGAAGGGCAGAACCGCCTCCATGGAGGACATTGCTGCCGAACTGGAAATGTCGCCCAGTCAGGTGCGAGAAGTACTGCTGCGCGTCCCCCGTGCCGTTTCGCTGGAAACCAAAGTCGGCAAGGAACGGGACACGGAACTGGGCGAACTGCTGGACGATCGGGACGGCATGACCCCGGAAGAAATGCTAATGCGCGAAGCCCTGCACCGGGATCTTCAGCAGTTGCTTACTGACCTGACGACCCGTGAACGGGATGTGATTCAGATGCGCTTTGGTCTGGGCAACGGTCAGCCCTACTCGCTGGCGGAAATTGGGCGGGCACTGGATCTGTCGCGTGAGCGGGTTCGCCAGATTGAAGCCAAAGCTCTGCAAAAGCTGAGACAGCCGAAGCGCCGCAACCGGGTACGCGACTACCTGGAATCGCTGGGCTAG
- a CDS encoding RNA recognition motif domain-containing protein has translation MTIYVGNLSFQATEEDLREVFAEYGKVNRVSLPTDRETGRKRGFAFVEMEDDAQEQKAIDELDGAEWLGREIRVNKAKPREGGGGGGGGGGMRRDNGY, from the coding sequence GTGACTATTTACGTTGGCAACCTGTCTTTTCAGGCAACTGAAGAGGATCTACGGGAAGTTTTCGCTGAGTACGGCAAAGTCAATCGAGTCAGCCTACCCACTGACCGAGAAACCGGAAGAAAGCGTGGCTTTGCGTTCGTTGAAATGGAAGACGATGCCCAGGAGCAAAAGGCGATCGACGAGCTAGACGGCGCAGAATGGCTCGGTCGCGAAATCCGGGTGAATAAAGCCAAGCCCCGTGAAGGCGGTGGCGGCGGTGGCGGTGGCGGCGGTATGCGTCGCGATAACGGCTATTAA
- a CDS encoding PBP1A family penicillin-binding protein: MTPPQTPNPAPNPQPPNPSPNQPKTLLGALTQAVRTVQARVDFSKLRLKPNARVPELLVQDADATQAETYPLLGERYLLGRSSKSCDIVVRNPVVSQVHLSLTRDKRKQNAPFVLRDENSTNGIYRGKRRITKLPLRHGDILTLGPPELAAAVRVQYVDPPPWYVKAFRYGLYGATGVTALTACWVGLEWQKFSVRPLPASVQGPVIVYARDGETPLSTVETRPHVELKQLRDFSPYLADAVIASEDTRYFWHLGVDPLGVLRAVVTNVRGGEIREGGSTVTQQLARSIFREYVGTEDSAGRKLREAVAALKLESFYSKDDLMLTYLNRVYLGSGNYGFEDAAQFYFGKSAKDLSLSEAATLVGILPAPNRFNPVRDYETAVQYRDRVLNRMAAQGMISQEDAQRARRSRIEINPAAVQQLQSRIAPYFYDQIFAELERLLGEQLAQEGNFVVESTLDQNIQRVAESSLKSAVETTGAAVGFSQGALVTLNAQTGEVLSMVGGTDYQQSQFNRATQAYRQPGSTFKIFAYAAALEQGMSPYTSFSCAPLTWEGQSFEGCRSGGGSVDMFGAMAQSENAVALRVAQDVGLDRVVQTANRMGITSELQATPGLILGQSEVNLLELTGAFGVLANQGVSNRPHLIRRILDSSDCQNVNDAKTCRVIYDYSKDAQANVTVLSPEVANTMTSLLQGVVQSGTGRAAYLGLGEAGKTGTTNDYVDLWFVGYIPSRSLVTGVWFGNDDNTPTSGTSGDAAQLWGNFMGQIAR, from the coding sequence ATGACTCCTCCCCAGACTCCCAACCCTGCTCCCAATCCCCAGCCCCCCAACCCGTCGCCGAATCAGCCTAAAACCCTCCTGGGGGCACTGACTCAGGCGGTGCGAACGGTACAGGCACGGGTAGACTTCTCTAAACTGCGGCTCAAGCCCAACGCCAGAGTTCCCGAACTGCTGGTGCAGGATGCCGATGCAACCCAGGCAGAAACCTATCCGCTGCTGGGCGAACGCTACCTGCTGGGACGTAGCTCCAAGTCCTGCGACATCGTGGTGCGAAATCCGGTCGTCAGTCAGGTGCATCTGTCCCTCACGCGGGATAAACGCAAGCAAAACGCGCCCTTTGTGCTGCGCGACGAGAATTCCACCAACGGCATCTATCGGGGTAAGCGACGCATTACCAAGCTTCCTTTGCGCCACGGCGATATTTTGACCCTGGGGCCGCCAGAGCTGGCAGCAGCGGTGCGAGTCCAGTACGTCGATCCGCCCCCCTGGTACGTCAAAGCCTTCCGCTACGGACTCTACGGTGCAACGGGTGTAACGGCACTGACGGCTTGCTGGGTCGGTCTGGAGTGGCAGAAGTTTTCGGTGCGACCGCTACCCGCTTCGGTTCAGGGTCCCGTGATCGTTTACGCGCGGGATGGGGAAACGCCCCTTAGCACCGTAGAAACCCGTCCCCACGTAGAGCTAAAGCAGCTCAGAGACTTTTCTCCCTATTTGGCGGATGCGGTGATCGCCTCGGAGGATACCCGCTACTTCTGGCATTTGGGCGTTGATCCGCTCGGCGTTTTGCGGGCAGTTGTGACCAACGTACGCGGCGGCGAAATCCGGGAAGGCGGCAGTACGGTGACACAGCAGCTTGCCCGCAGCATTTTCCGGGAATATGTGGGCACAGAGGATTCCGCTGGACGCAAATTGCGCGAAGCGGTCGCTGCCCTGAAACTGGAATCCTTCTACAGCAAAGACGACCTGATGCTGACCTACCTGAATCGGGTCTATCTGGGCAGCGGCAACTACGGCTTCGAGGATGCGGCACAGTTTTACTTCGGCAAGTCCGCCAAAGACCTGAGCCTGTCAGAGGCAGCGACTCTAGTCGGGATTCTGCCTGCGCCCAATCGCTTTAACCCCGTTCGGGACTACGAGACGGCAGTACAGTATCGCGATCGCGTCCTCAACCGCATGGCAGCTCAGGGCATGATCAGTCAGGAAGACGCCCAGCGGGCAAGACGATCGCGCATCGAAATCAATCCGGCGGCAGTCCAGCAGTTGCAGAGCCGCATTGCCCCCTACTTCTACGACCAGATTTTTGCAGAACTGGAACGTTTGCTGGGAGAGCAGTTGGCGCAGGAGGGGAATTTCGTGGTTGAAAGCACCCTCGACCAGAACATCCAGCGGGTCGCAGAATCCTCCCTCAAGTCGGCGGTTGAAACGACCGGGGCTGCGGTGGGGTTTTCCCAGGGGGCACTGGTGACGCTCAACGCTCAGACGGGCGAAGTGCTGTCGATGGTAGGCGGCACAGACTATCAGCAGAGCCAGTTTAATCGCGCAACCCAGGCATATCGTCAGCCGGGATCGACGTTTAAGATTTTTGCCTACGCTGCCGCTCTGGAACAGGGCATGTCCCCCTATACCTCCTTTTCCTGCGCTCCGCTCACCTGGGAGGGGCAGTCCTTTGAAGGCTGTCGATCGGGTGGCGGCAGTGTCGATATGTTTGGGGCAATGGCACAGTCGGAAAATGCTGTGGCGCTGCGAGTGGCTCAGGATGTCGGACTCGATCGCGTCGTCCAAACAGCAAATCGGATGGGGATTACCTCAGAACTGCAAGCCACACCGGGGTTAATCCTGGGTCAAAGCGAAGTTAATCTGCTGGAATTGACAGGGGCATTTGGTGTACTGGCAAACCAGGGGGTGAGCAATCGTCCCCATTTAATTCGGCGTATTCTTGATAGCAGCGATTGTCAAAATGTGAATGACGCAAAGACCTGCCGAGTTATCTACGACTACAGCAAAGACGCCCAGGCAAATGTCACCGTTCTCTCACCTGAAGTTGCGAATACAATGACTTCTCTGCTTCAGGGTGTCGTGCAATCGGGAACAGGTCGCGCCGCCTATTTAGGGTTAGGGGAAGCGGGGAAAACAGGAACCACGAATGATTATGTTGACCTGTGGTTTGTTGGCTATATCCCCAGCCGATCGCTTGTTACAGGCGTTTGGTTTGGCAACGATGACAACACCCCAACCAGCGGAACCAGCGGTGATGCAGCTCAGCTTTGGGGCAATTTTATGGGACAGATTGCACGATAA
- a CDS encoding prolyl oligopeptidase family serine peptidase, whose translation MTSSHPSQPLTYPQTQTVNQVDDYHGTQVADPYRWLEDPNSEQTKAWVEAQNQVSFGFLQEISSRDRIQKRLTALWDYEKYGIPFKEESRYFYFKNDGLQNQSVLYTLPDLDAEPRVLLDPNTLSEDGTVALSGLTISKNAKLMAYGLSTAGSDWQEWKVRDVETGEDLPDHLRWIKFSGASWTPDSQGFYYSRYDEPNEATKLEDVNYFQKLYYHRLGTEQSEDVLVYERPDQKEWGFGGGVTEDGRYLIISVWLGTDSRNLLFYKDLSQENAPVVELINTFEASYGVIDNDGSTFWVQTDLNAPRGRVIAIDLTNPDKSNWKEVIPEAAETLEGVGILNNQFVASYLKDARTQVKIFNLDGTFVREVELPGLGSAGGFGGERDDTETFYSFTSFTTPPTIYRYDMITGESTLFRKPQVDFNPDDYETHQVFYNSKDGTQVPMFITHKKGLTLDGSNPTYLYAYGGFNISITPSFSPSNLVWMELGGVYAVANLRGGGEYGEEWHQAGMKLNKQNVFDDFIAAAEWLIDHKYTQPQKLAIGGGSNGGLLVGACMTQRPDLFGAALPAVGVMDMLRFHKFTIGWAWCAEYGSPEDPEEFHALHAYSPLHNLKPGTSYPATMITTADHDDRVVPAHSFKFAAALQAAHEGENPVLIRIETKAGHGAGKPTAKIIEEVADRWAFLVRTLGVEEKTE comes from the coding sequence ATGACTTCTTCTCACCCTTCTCAGCCCCTAACCTATCCCCAAACTCAGACTGTTAATCAGGTGGATGATTACCACGGTACACAAGTTGCCGATCCCTATCGCTGGCTAGAAGATCCGAATAGCGAGCAGACGAAAGCCTGGGTGGAGGCACAGAATCAGGTGTCGTTTGGGTTTTTGCAGGAGATTTCGAGCCGCGATCGGATTCAGAAACGGCTGACGGCACTGTGGGACTACGAGAAGTATGGGATTCCGTTTAAGGAGGAGTCTCGCTATTTTTACTTTAAGAATGACGGGCTGCAAAATCAGAGTGTGCTGTACACCTTGCCCGATCTGGATGCCGAGCCGCGTGTTTTGCTCGATCCAAATACCCTGTCTGAAGATGGGACGGTGGCACTGTCGGGACTGACGATCAGCAAGAATGCCAAGCTGATGGCGTATGGGCTATCTACGGCGGGGTCGGACTGGCAGGAGTGGAAGGTGCGCGATGTGGAGACGGGTGAAGATCTGCCGGATCATTTGAGGTGGATCAAGTTTTCGGGCGCAAGCTGGACACCGGACAGTCAGGGCTTTTATTACTCCCGCTACGATGAGCCAAACGAAGCGACGAAGCTGGAGGACGTGAACTATTTCCAGAAGCTTTACTATCACCGTCTTGGCACGGAACAGTCGGAGGATGTTCTGGTTTACGAGCGTCCTGACCAGAAGGAGTGGGGCTTTGGCGGCGGTGTCACTGAAGACGGACGGTATTTGATTATCTCCGTGTGGCTGGGGACGGACTCGCGCAATCTGCTGTTTTACAAGGATTTGAGCCAGGAAAACGCGCCTGTTGTTGAGCTAATTAATACCTTTGAAGCCAGCTATGGTGTGATTGATAACGATGGTTCAACCTTCTGGGTGCAGACGGATCTGAATGCGCCGCGTGGTCGCGTGATTGCGATCGATCTCACCAATCCCGACAAATCGAACTGGAAAGAGGTGATTCCCGAAGCGGCGGAAACCCTGGAGGGGGTGGGAATCCTGAACAATCAGTTTGTGGCTTCCTATCTGAAGGATGCCCGGACGCAGGTGAAGATTTTTAATCTGGACGGGACGTTTGTACGCGAGGTGGAACTGCCCGGACTGGGATCGGCAGGGGGCTTTGGCGGAGAACGGGACGACACGGAAACCTTCTACAGCTTTACCAGCTTTACCACGCCGCCTACGATCTACCGCTACGACATGATTACGGGCGAGAGTACGCTGTTCCGCAAGCCGCAGGTAGATTTCAATCCCGATGATTATGAAACCCATCAGGTCTTCTATAACAGCAAGGACGGGACACAGGTTCCGATGTTCATTACCCACAAGAAGGGGCTAACGCTGGACGGCAGCAATCCCACCTACCTCTACGCCTATGGCGGGTTCAACATCTCGATTACGCCTTCCTTCTCGCCTTCTAATCTGGTGTGGATGGAGTTGGGCGGTGTGTATGCGGTGGCAAACCTGCGAGGTGGCGGTGAGTATGGCGAGGAGTGGCATCAGGCGGGCATGAAGCTGAACAAGCAAAATGTGTTTGATGACTTTATTGCTGCGGCAGAGTGGCTGATTGACCACAAATACACTCAGCCCCAAAAACTGGCGATCGGCGGCGGCAGCAATGGCGGTTTGCTCGTGGGAGCCTGCATGACCCAGCGACCTGATCTGTTTGGGGCGGCTCTGCCTGCGGTGGGCGTGATGGATATGCTGCGGTTCCATAAATTTACAATCGGCTGGGCATGGTGCGCGGAGTACGGTTCGCCCGAAGACCCGGAGGAATTTCACGCCCTCCACGCCTATTCGCCGCTGCATAATCTGAAGCCGGGAACATCCTATCCCGCCACAATGATTACGACAGCAGACCACGACGATCGCGTGGTTCCGGCGCACAGCTTTAAGTTTGCGGCAGCGTTGCAGGCAGCGCACGAAGGCGAAAATCCGGTGCTAATTCGGATTGAAACGAAAGCTGGGCATGGAGCCGGGAAACCGACCGCGAAGATTATTGAGGAAGTTGCCGATCGATGGGCATTTTTGGTGCGGACGCTGGGCGTGGAGGAGAAAACGGAATAG
- a CDS encoding ABC transporter ATP-binding protein/permease, which translates to MTTATTPNSSQESLGRLSRFDRKLWNRFVTTAQPYWYPTTPGSGKVFFGLLALLIVFLFAFLFVLVSGLTMLSQLVFSDFTQQTAGGLVNIIRSIWTSPAIGIVIAALVIPTIAFFLARREIIPRWRQWLLLSSLLFLSLAVSGLNVMISYVGNFFNTALVDKDQPTFWLFLFVYAGVFVVGTPIVVIYSYLQDLLGLFWREWMTGKFLGDYFSNRAYYEINSDENIDNPDQRISEDIRGFTNTSLYYLLLILGAILDLISFSGILWSISKTLSFFLIGYAIFGTIIIALLGRRLITLNFLQLRREADFRYGLVHVRDNAESIAFYQGENQEIGQLGNRFNRVVRNFNFLIGWQRNISFFTTGYNYLIVILPSLVMAPLFFRGEIQFGDITQANFAFSQVLSALAIFVQRGQIEQLSAFAAGINRLETFTEALKEDDQLYPEGQTKIDLVEEPQIALNRVTLQTPKGQRTLTRDLSMVLHSGQGLVIVGQSGVGKSSLLRAIAGLWNTGTGRIGRPKLEEMLFLPQRPYMVLGSLRDQLLYPNLENTSIGDEELYSVLKQVNLADLPERVGGFNMILDWSDVLSLGEQQRLAFARLLLTKPRYAILDEATSALDLGNEKRLYQMLRDTETTFISVGHRTSLLKYHDYVLELESDTSWKLVPRDEYKVDLEAFA; encoded by the coding sequence ATGACCACTGCAACTACACCGAATTCTTCACAGGAATCCCTGGGGCGGCTTAGTCGTTTCGATCGGAAACTCTGGAATCGCTTTGTCACCACAGCTCAACCCTACTGGTATCCCACGACTCCGGGCAGCGGTAAGGTTTTCTTTGGGCTGCTGGCGCTGCTGATTGTATTTTTGTTTGCCTTTTTGTTTGTGCTGGTGAGTGGCTTAACAATGCTCTCCCAGCTTGTTTTTTCCGACTTTACTCAGCAAACGGCAGGCGGATTAGTCAATATTATTCGATCGATCTGGACTTCCCCAGCGATCGGGATTGTGATTGCAGCCCTCGTAATTCCGACGATCGCCTTTTTCCTGGCAAGACGCGAAATTATACCGCGATGGAGGCAGTGGCTTCTCCTGTCGTCGCTGTTATTTTTGTCGCTGGCGGTGAGCGGCTTAAACGTCATGATTAGCTATGTTGGAAATTTCTTTAATACCGCTTTGGTAGACAAAGATCAGCCAACGTTCTGGCTATTTCTATTTGTGTATGCAGGTGTGTTTGTGGTCGGCACGCCGATCGTAGTCATCTATAGCTATTTGCAGGACTTGCTGGGACTGTTCTGGCGGGAATGGATGACTGGAAAATTTCTCGGCGACTACTTCAGCAATCGTGCCTATTACGAAATTAATAGCGACGAAAATATTGATAACCCTGACCAACGGATTTCTGAAGATATTCGCGGCTTTACGAATACGAGCCTCTACTATCTGCTGCTAATTTTAGGAGCGATTCTTGACCTCATCTCCTTCAGTGGCATTCTATGGTCGATTTCTAAAACGCTATCGTTCTTTCTCATTGGCTATGCCATCTTTGGCACGATCATCATTGCGCTGCTGGGAAGACGGCTGATTACGCTCAACTTTTTGCAACTCCGACGAGAAGCCGATTTCCGCTATGGTCTGGTTCATGTGCGGGATAATGCAGAGTCGATCGCCTTTTATCAGGGCGAAAATCAGGAGATTGGACAGCTTGGAAACCGCTTTAATCGAGTGGTGCGGAACTTCAACTTCCTGATTGGCTGGCAGCGAAATATCTCTTTCTTCACGACGGGTTACAACTATCTGATTGTGATCCTGCCGTCGCTGGTCATGGCTCCGTTGTTCTTTCGCGGAGAGATTCAGTTTGGCGACATTACTCAGGCGAACTTTGCCTTTAGTCAGGTTCTCTCTGCCCTTGCCATCTTTGTGCAGCGGGGACAGATCGAGCAACTAAGTGCCTTTGCCGCGGGAATCAACCGTCTGGAAACCTTCACGGAGGCATTGAAGGAAGACGACCAGCTCTACCCCGAGGGACAAACCAAGATCGATTTGGTCGAGGAACCGCAAATTGCCCTGAACCGCGTGACGCTGCAAACGCCCAAGGGACAGCGTACCCTCACCCGCGATCTGTCAATGGTGCTACATAGTGGACAGGGTTTGGTGATTGTCGGGCAGAGCGGCGTGGGCAAGAGTTCTCTGTTGCGGGCGATCGCTGGATTGTGGAACACGGGTACGGGGCGAATTGGTCGTCCGAAGCTGGAGGAAATGCTGTTCTTGCCTCAGCGTCCCTATATGGTGCTGGGTTCACTGCGCGACCAGTTGCTTTATCCCAACCTGGAAAATACTTCGATCGGCGATGAGGAACTCTACAGCGTTCTCAAGCAGGTTAACCTCGCAGACCTACCGGAGCGGGTGGGCGGTTTCAATATGATTTTGGACTGGTCGGATGTCCTGTCCCTGGGCGAACAGCAGCGGCTTGCCTTTGCCCGTCTTCTGTTGACTAAACCCCGCTACGCCATTTTGGACGAAGCGACCAGTGCCTTGGATTTGGGCAATGAGAAACGGCTGTACCAGATGTTGCGCGACACAGAAACCACCTTTATCAGCGTTGGACATCGAACGAGCCTGCTGAAGTATCACGACTACGTGCTGGAGCTAGAGTCAGATACAAGCTGGAAGCTCGTTCCGAGGGATGAATATAAGGTGGATCTGGAGGCATTCGCGTAG